One region of Halomicrobium sp. LC1Hm genomic DNA includes:
- a CDS encoding methyltransferase domain-containing protein, translating into MTDNEWDGARYDDAADFVTDYGDSVVDLLDPRPGERILDLGCGTGHLTATVADAVGSEGDTLGIDASSEMIAEARAAHPDLRFDCVDATAFQADGAFDAVFSNAALHWIDDQDAVAERVAAALAPGGRFVAEMGARGNVASIVGAVRAELRDRGYDAADPWYFPTIGEHATLLERHGFAVRSATVFDRPTDLDGPDGLREWLAVFGDSLFAPLSDDERAAVVAAVEDRLRPERYDPDSETWTADYRRLRFVAVRDESASRQT; encoded by the coding sequence ATGACAGACAACGAGTGGGACGGGGCGCGATACGACGACGCGGCCGACTTCGTGACCGACTACGGCGACAGCGTCGTCGACCTGCTCGACCCGCGACCCGGCGAGCGCATCCTCGATCTGGGCTGTGGGACCGGCCACCTCACGGCGACCGTCGCCGACGCGGTCGGCAGCGAGGGCGACACACTGGGGATCGACGCGTCGAGCGAGATGATCGCGGAGGCACGCGCGGCCCACCCCGACCTGCGGTTCGACTGCGTCGACGCGACGGCTTTCCAGGCAGACGGGGCGTTCGACGCAGTGTTCTCCAACGCGGCGCTGCACTGGATCGACGACCAGGACGCCGTCGCCGAACGCGTCGCCGCGGCGCTCGCTCCCGGCGGCCGTTTCGTCGCGGAGATGGGCGCGAGGGGCAACGTCGCGTCGATCGTCGGAGCGGTCCGGGCGGAACTCCGCGATCGGGGGTACGACGCCGCCGATCCCTGGTACTTCCCGACGATCGGCGAGCACGCGACGCTGCTGGAACGGCACGGCTTCGCGGTGCGGTCGGCGACGGTGTTCGACCGGCCGACCGACCTCGACGGCCCGGACGGTCTGCGGGAGTGGCTGGCCGTGTTCGGCGATTCGCTGTTCGCACCGCTCTCGGACGACGAGCGAGCCGCCGTCGTCGCGGCCGTCGAGGATCGGCTCCGTCCCGAGCGGTACGACCCCGACAGCGAGACCTGGACCGCGGACTACCGGCGGCTCCGGTTCGTCGCGGTGCGAGACGAGTCCGCCTCTCGCCAGACCTAA
- a CDS encoding DUF2237 family protein translates to MSETNVLGEPLEPCSTNPETGFERDGCCGEHPQDRGRHELCAVMTDEFLQFSKRQGNDLVTPRPQLNFPGLEPGDRWCLCLGRWVEALQATRREQLPETTVPPVVLDATNEAVLDTVGLETLEAHAYDR, encoded by the coding sequence ATGAGCGAGACGAACGTGCTGGGCGAGCCACTCGAACCGTGCAGCACCAACCCGGAGACTGGCTTCGAGCGAGACGGCTGCTGTGGCGAGCACCCACAGGACCGCGGCCGCCACGAACTGTGTGCGGTGATGACCGACGAGTTCCTCCAGTTCAGCAAACGGCAGGGCAACGACCTGGTGACGCCGCGCCCGCAACTGAACTTCCCCGGGCTGGAGCCGGGCGACCGCTGGTGTCTCTGTCTGGGCCGGTGGGTCGAGGCCCTCCAGGCGACGCGCCGCGAGCAACTGCCCGAGACGACGGTGCCGCCGGTGGTGCTTGACGCGACCAACGAGGCCGTCCTGGACACGGTCGGCCTGGAGACGCTGGAAGCCCACGCGTACGATCGGTGA
- a CDS encoding TetR/AcrR family transcriptional regulator: MTTDDDIMEATFAALCKHGYADLTMQSIADEFEKSKSLLHYHYDSKEDLIVSFMEHLLENFLREFDEDSEADPMEQLLRMTEIVVEGDDSEGPDDVHMALLGLRAQAPYDEALRAQQVHNDRHIRDLIADIVREGIEQGQFRDDVDPERFAAVFRSAIEGAQSHDVILGEDAPTEVALAGIEEYLLERLLVEGESLVDDEMAASGD, encoded by the coding sequence ATGACCACCGACGACGACATCATGGAGGCCACGTTTGCGGCTCTCTGCAAGCACGGCTATGCGGATCTGACGATGCAGTCGATCGCCGACGAGTTCGAGAAGAGCAAGTCACTGCTGCACTACCACTACGACTCGAAGGAGGACCTGATCGTCTCGTTCATGGAGCACCTGCTGGAGAACTTCCTGCGGGAGTTCGACGAGGACAGCGAGGCCGATCCGATGGAACAGCTGTTGCGGATGACCGAGATCGTCGTCGAGGGAGACGACAGCGAGGGGCCCGACGACGTACACATGGCGCTGCTGGGACTGCGCGCACAGGCCCCCTACGACGAGGCGCTGCGTGCCCAGCAGGTCCACAACGACCGACACATCCGCGATCTGATCGCCGACATCGTCCGGGAGGGCATCGAGCAGGGCCAGTTCCGCGACGACGTGGACCCCGAGCGGTTCGCCGCGGTGTTCCGGTCGGCCATCGAGGGAGCCCAGTCCCACGACGTGATCCTCGGCGAGGACGCGCCGACCGAGGTCGCACTCGCGGGCATCGAAGAGTACCTCCTCGAACGGCTCCTGGTCGAGGGCGAGAGTCTCGTCGACGACGAGATGGCCGCGAGTGGCGACTGA
- the hjc gene encoding Holliday junction resolvase Hjc yields the protein MVGSNAKGDRRERELVNALDEAGFAVMRAPASGSATERELPDVLAGDGEQFYAVEAKSSAGDPIYLDGEEVEALLFFARNFGAKPRIGVRFDREDWFFFHPGDLYVTDGGNYRVKKETALAEGTDFDEFVGHSEKVTLAEIGDDDGPDQATLDVLAALDRGDLSVEDAAEML from the coding sequence ATGGTAGGCTCGAACGCCAAAGGGGACCGCCGCGAGCGCGAACTCGTCAACGCCTTGGACGAGGCTGGGTTCGCGGTGATGCGCGCGCCGGCCAGTGGCTCGGCGACCGAACGGGAACTGCCGGACGTGCTGGCCGGCGACGGCGAGCAGTTCTACGCCGTCGAGGCGAAGTCGAGCGCGGGTGACCCGATCTACCTCGACGGCGAGGAGGTCGAGGCGCTGCTCTTTTTCGCCCGGAACTTCGGCGCGAAGCCCCGGATCGGCGTGCGATTCGACCGCGAGGACTGGTTTTTCTTCCACCCCGGCGACCTCTACGTCACCGACGGCGGGAACTACCGCGTCAAGAAGGAGACGGCGCTGGCCGAGGGCACCGACTTCGACGAGTTCGTGGGCCACAGCGAGAAGGTCACGCTGGCCGAGATCGGCGACGACGACGGCCCGGATCAGGCGACGCTGGACGTTCTGGCGGCACTCGACCGGGGCGATCTGAGCGTCGAAGACGCGGCGGAGATGCTTTAA
- a CDS encoding polysaccharide deacetylase family protein: MPDGQLVLVFDDGYATDYEQLLPVLRAHDAPAAVAVVPEWLGDDDHLTGDQLAALAEAGCEICSHGSRHRYLQAHHLAADVTSGDERLTVAAGHVFPGEEHGVLAGDRYELTDGNRTTTVTLGESLAVGEAAVTLGVEGEIDAAFDGDEAVVRPTEATLRDEIVGVRSAFDRLGYDPDGFVFPYDAADPRAWALAAETYDVLPNAAVRSLPNRPGTPPTSYQRCYLERSHLRRAEIETYLDSVATQGGLGILAGHTAWETVPPERVAFVIEAARERGIELTTFSS; encoded by the coding sequence ATGCCCGACGGCCAGCTCGTTCTCGTCTTCGACGACGGCTACGCGACGGACTACGAACAGCTCTTGCCCGTGTTGCGCGCTCACGACGCGCCCGCGGCGGTGGCGGTCGTGCCCGAGTGGCTGGGCGACGACGACCACCTCACCGGCGATCAGCTCGCTGCGCTGGCCGAGGCCGGCTGTGAGATCTGCTCGCACGGGAGCCGTCACCGCTACCTCCAGGCCCACCACCTCGCGGCCGACGTGACCAGCGGCGACGAACGGCTCACCGTCGCCGCCGGGCACGTGTTCCCCGGCGAGGAACACGGCGTTCTCGCGGGCGATCGCTACGAGCTGACCGACGGCAACCGGACGACGACGGTGACGCTGGGAGAGTCACTCGCTGTCGGCGAGGCGGCGGTCACCCTCGGCGTCGAGGGCGAGATCGACGCCGCGTTCGACGGGGACGAGGCGGTGGTGCGCCCGACCGAAGCGACGCTCAGAGACGAGATCGTCGGCGTTCGCTCGGCGTTCGACCGGCTGGGGTACGATCCCGACGGCTTCGTGTTCCCCTACGACGCGGCCGACCCGCGAGCGTGGGCGCTGGCCGCCGAGACGTACGACGTGCTCCCCAACGCCGCCGTGCGGTCACTGCCGAACCGGCCGGGCACCCCGCCGACGAGCTACCAGCGGTGCTACCTCGAACGGAGTCACCTCCGGCGGGCCGAGATCGAGACGTACCTCGACAGCGTCGCGACCCAGGGCGGGCTGGGCATCCTGGCGGGCCACACCGCCTGGGAGACGGTCCCGCCCGAGCGGGTCGCGTTCGTCATCGAGGCCGCACGCGAACGCGGGATCGAGCTGACGACGTTCTCCAGTTAA
- a CDS encoding DUF6789 family protein — translation MSTENVDAQRTAAGTADWKAGVLGGIAGALAMGVLVLVMNDATLAVAIPSLYGLAPPPNPGLGMAVHVSHGAVLGVGFAALAQALDVRETNRLVGLGLGWGVLTWIGLAALVMPVWLSVVGSPASPPFPNFAPPSLLWHAVYGLVLGVVAAALRTRL, via the coding sequence ATGTCAACAGAAAACGTCGACGCGCAGCGAACCGCGGCTGGGACCGCCGACTGGAAGGCCGGCGTCCTCGGTGGTATCGCTGGCGCGCTCGCGATGGGTGTCCTGGTGCTGGTGATGAACGACGCGACGCTCGCCGTCGCGATTCCGTCGCTGTACGGCCTCGCGCCGCCGCCCAACCCCGGCCTCGGGATGGCCGTCCACGTCTCTCACGGGGCCGTACTGGGCGTCGGCTTCGCCGCGCTCGCACAGGCACTCGACGTGCGAGAGACGAACCGGCTCGTGGGACTCGGCCTCGGCTGGGGCGTGCTCACATGGATCGGGCTGGCCGCGCTGGTGATGCCGGTCTGGCTAAGCGTCGTCGGGTCGCCGGCCTCGCCGCCGTTCCCGAACTTCGCGCCGCCGTCGCTGCTGTGGCACGCCGTCTACGGGCTGGTGCTGGGCGTCGTCGCGGCCGCGCTGCGAACCCGGCTCTGA
- the alaS gene encoding alanine--tRNA ligase produces MSDLADEYRLDYFEEEGFERLKCGTCGDHFWTRDASRETCGEPPCAEYGFIDDPGFEETLSLEEMRETFLSFFEERDHGRVDPYPVAANRWRDDVLLTQASIYDFQPHVTTGQSPPPSNPLVVSQPCIRMQDIDNVGKTGRHTMAFEMGGHHAFNADEGSGYAYEGEVYWKEETVQYCVELFEELGVDSSELTLIEDVWVGGGNAGPCFEVIYQGLELATLVFMQFEQDPDGDYEMKDGNSYSEMDRRVVDTGYGIERWTWMSQGTPTVYEAIYPEMIEFLRDNAGLDYTDEEDEIVFRAAKLAGHMDIDEAEDVEAARDTMAEQLGVETARLVELMEPLEDIYAIADHSRTLAYMLGDGIVPSNVGTGYLARMVLRRTKRLVDTVGVDAPLDELVDMQADRLGYDNRDTIRDIVRTEVEKYRETLDRGGRKVRQLADDYAERGESIPVSELIELYDSHGIQPDMVAEIAAERGVDVDVPDNFYGLVADRHGGGQAVEAEATVPHEERLDELPETDRLYYEDQQRMEFEAVVLEVFDREDGDYDVVLDQTMFYPEGGGQPPDHGTISTDDITGEVTDVQVHGGVIVHTCDEDPGTGEFVRGQVDATRRRRLMRHHTATHVVIHSARQVLGEHVRQAGAQKGTDSSRIDIRHYESISREQVKEIEHRANEIVMDNAAVTQEWPDRHEAEKAHGFDLYQGGIPTGEQIRLIHVDDDVQACGGTHVDRTGDVGAIKLLNTERIQDGVIRLTFAAGDAAIDATHEVEDALYETAELFDVAHGDVPETAARFFDEWKARGKEIEELKEQLAEARASGGGDSEEVEVADTTAVVQRIDADMDELRAQANAVVDQGSIAVLGSGASGAQFVVAVPDSVEVNAGEVVGELASRVGGGGGGPPDFAQGGGPDADKLDAALDDAPEILRQIANV; encoded by the coding sequence ATGAGCGACCTCGCCGACGAATATCGACTCGACTACTTCGAGGAGGAGGGGTTCGAGCGGCTGAAGTGTGGGACGTGTGGCGATCACTTCTGGACGCGCGACGCCTCCCGCGAGACGTGCGGTGAGCCACCCTGTGCCGAGTACGGCTTCATCGACGACCCCGGCTTCGAGGAGACCCTCTCGCTCGAAGAGATGCGCGAGACGTTTCTCTCCTTCTTCGAAGAGCGCGACCACGGCCGGGTCGACCCCTATCCCGTCGCCGCCAACCGCTGGCGCGACGACGTATTGTTGACCCAGGCGTCGATCTACGACTTCCAGCCCCACGTCACGACGGGCCAGTCGCCGCCGCCGTCGAATCCGCTGGTGGTCTCCCAGCCCTGCATCCGGATGCAGGACATCGACAACGTCGGCAAGACCGGTCGCCACACGATGGCCTTCGAGATGGGCGGCCACCACGCGTTCAACGCCGACGAGGGGTCGGGCTACGCCTACGAGGGCGAGGTCTACTGGAAAGAGGAGACCGTCCAGTACTGCGTGGAGCTGTTCGAGGAGCTGGGCGTCGACAGCAGCGAGCTGACCCTGATCGAGGACGTGTGGGTCGGCGGGGGCAACGCCGGGCCGTGTTTCGAAGTGATCTACCAGGGCCTGGAGCTTGCGACGCTCGTGTTCATGCAGTTCGAGCAGGACCCCGACGGCGACTACGAGATGAAAGACGGCAACAGCTACTCGGAGATGGACCGCCGGGTCGTCGACACGGGGTACGGGATCGAGCGCTGGACCTGGATGAGCCAGGGGACCCCGACGGTCTACGAGGCGATCTACCCCGAGATGATCGAGTTCCTGCGGGACAACGCCGGGCTCGACTACACCGACGAGGAAGACGAGATCGTGTTCCGGGCGGCCAAGCTGGCCGGCCACATGGACATCGACGAGGCCGAGGACGTCGAGGCGGCCCGCGACACCATGGCCGAGCAGCTGGGCGTCGAGACGGCGCGGCTGGTCGAGCTGATGGAGCCCCTCGAAGACATCTACGCCATCGCCGACCACTCCCGGACGCTCGCGTACATGCTCGGCGACGGCATCGTCCCCTCGAACGTCGGGACGGGCTATCTCGCGCGGATGGTGCTGCGTCGCACCAAGCGCCTCGTCGACACGGTCGGCGTCGACGCGCCCCTGGACGAGCTCGTCGACATGCAGGCCGATCGCCTGGGCTACGACAACCGCGACACCATCCGCGACATCGTCCGGACCGAGGTCGAGAAGTACCGCGAGACGCTGGACCGCGGCGGCCGGAAGGTCCGCCAGCTGGCCGACGACTACGCCGAGCGAGGCGAATCGATCCCGGTGTCCGAGCTGATCGAGCTGTACGACTCCCACGGCATCCAGCCGGACATGGTCGCGGAGATCGCCGCCGAGCGGGGCGTCGACGTGGACGTGCCCGACAACTTCTACGGCCTCGTCGCCGACCGCCACGGCGGCGGCCAGGCCGTCGAGGCGGAAGCGACGGTCCCACACGAGGAACGGCTCGACGAACTCCCGGAGACCGACCGGCTCTACTACGAGGACCAACAGCGCATGGAGTTCGAGGCCGTCGTCCTCGAAGTGTTCGACCGCGAGGACGGCGATTACGACGTGGTGCTCGATCAGACGATGTTCTACCCCGAAGGCGGGGGCCAGCCCCCGGACCACGGGACGATCTCGACCGACGACATCACCGGGGAGGTGACCGACGTGCAGGTCCACGGCGGCGTCATCGTCCACACCTGTGACGAGGACCCCGGAACCGGCGAGTTCGTCCGCGGGCAGGTCGACGCCACCCGTCGCCGTCGGCTGATGCGCCACCACACCGCGACGCACGTCGTCATCCACAGCGCCCGGCAGGTGCTGGGCGAGCACGTCCGCCAGGCCGGCGCACAGAAGGGGACCGACTCCTCGCGGATCGACATCCGCCACTACGAGTCGATCAGTCGCGAACAGGTCAAGGAGATCGAGCACCGCGCCAACGAGATCGTGATGGACAACGCCGCCGTCACCCAGGAGTGGCCCGACCGCCACGAGGCCGAGAAAGCGCACGGCTTCGATCTCTACCAGGGCGGGATCCCGACCGGCGAGCAGATCCGCCTGATCCACGTCGACGACGACGTGCAGGCCTGCGGTGGCACCCACGTCGACCGGACAGGCGACGTGGGAGCGATCAAGCTGTTGAACACGGAGCGGATCCAGGACGGCGTCATCCGGCTCACCTTCGCCGCCGGGGACGCGGCCATCGACGCCACCCACGAGGTCGAGGACGCGCTCTACGAGACGGCCGAACTGTTCGACGTGGCACACGGCGACGTGCCCGAGACGGCGGCACGCTTCTTCGACGAGTGGAAGGCCCGCGGCAAGGAGATCGAGGAGCTGAAAGAACAGCTCGCCGAGGCCCGCGCGAGCGGCGGCGGAGACAGCGAGGAAGTCGAGGTCGCAGACACGACCGCCGTCGTCCAGCGCATCGACGCCGACATGGACGAACTCCGGGCCCAGGCCAACGCCGTCGTCGACCAGGGCTCGATCGCCGTGCTCGGCTCTGGTGCCAGCGGTGCGCAGTTCGTCGTCGCCGTCCCCGACAGCGTCGAGGTCAACGCTGGCGAGGTCGTCGGCGAACTCGCTTCCCGCGTCGGTGGCGGCGGCGGCGGCCCGCCGGACTTCGCACAGGGGGGCGGCCCCGACGCCGACAAACTGGACGCGGCACTGGACGACGCACCGGAGATCCTCAGACAGATCGCGAACGTCTGA